A genomic window from Methanovulcanius yangii includes:
- a CDS encoding SufD family Fe-S cluster assembly protein encodes MHEDIDTMKNLSEEDRVRLEQTGMMLSAVNRCGTYFQADQDVVRSECTYEGIEMLPTDIALKKYEWLGDYYWNLVDKDKDEYTRYVADQKISGYTIIARKGSKNIFPLETCLFMQKDEIQTVHNIVIAEEGAELHLIAGCASSHAVRNGAHYGVTEFYVGKDALISTTMIHTWGENVDVYPRSATLVEEGGTFLSNYICMKPVSHIQMYPVARLTGENSVARFNSVVLAPEGSHLDLGQRAVLEAKGTSAELISRVITRGGDVIARSHIIGAEEETRGHIECKGLILDGGSIHAVPEIEGRLSNTELSHEAAVGKIARDEIEYLMARGLDEEEATATIIRGFLDVRIQGLPETLQKQIDAAIDAAEDGF; translated from the coding sequence ATGCACGAAGATATAGATACGATGAAGAACCTCTCCGAAGAAGACCGGGTCAGGCTGGAACAGACCGGCATGATGCTCTCCGCGGTCAACCGGTGCGGTACCTACTTCCAGGCGGACCAGGATGTCGTCCGGTCCGAATGTACCTACGAGGGTATTGAGATGCTCCCGACCGACATTGCCCTGAAGAAATACGAGTGGCTCGGCGACTACTACTGGAACCTCGTCGACAAGGACAAGGACGAATATACCCGGTACGTCGCCGACCAGAAGATCAGCGGGTATACGATCATCGCCCGCAAGGGGAGCAAGAACATCTTCCCGCTCGAGACCTGCCTCTTCATGCAGAAGGACGAGATCCAGACCGTCCATAATATCGTCATCGCCGAAGAGGGCGCCGAACTTCACCTGATAGCCGGCTGTGCCTCGAGCCACGCTGTCAGGAATGGGGCCCACTACGGTGTTACGGAGTTCTACGTCGGAAAAGACGCTCTCATCTCCACCACCATGATCCATACATGGGGGGAGAACGTGGATGTCTACCCCCGCAGTGCAACCCTCGTCGAGGAAGGCGGGACGTTCCTCTCCAACTATATCTGCATGAAACCGGTATCGCACATCCAGATGTACCCGGTGGCACGCCTGACAGGCGAAAATTCCGTCGCACGCTTCAATTCGGTCGTCCTCGCGCCGGAAGGGTCGCATCTCGACCTCGGACAGCGGGCCGTTCTCGAGGCGAAGGGAACCAGTGCCGAGCTGATCTCACGGGTCATCACCCGTGGAGGCGATGTGATCGCCCGCTCCCATATCATCGGGGCGGAGGAGGAGACCCGCGGGCACATCGAGTGCAAGGGACTGATTCTCGACGGCGGGAGCATCCATGCGGTCCCGGAGATCGAAGGGCGCCTCTCAAACACCGAACTCTCCCATGAGGCGGCGGTCGGCAAGATTGCCCGCGATGAGATCGAGTACCTGATGGCACGCGGTCTCGACGAGGAAGAAGCGACGGCGACCATCATCCGCGGATTCCTTGACGTACGGATTCAGGGACTGCCGGAGACCCTCCAGAAGCAGATCGATGCGGCAATCGACGCTGCCGAGGACGGGTTCTGA
- a CDS encoding cyclase family protein: MALHDCTRPFPEPPMTWPGDPVPTTETEASGEYTITRLTCASHNGTHIDAPAHLVDGGMTVDEIPLPVLLGPVTVIDLSGGDGPILPEDLKDQCGPGVRILVKTTDRYVTVFDPAFRGLSPAAAECLANAGVILFGIDTPSVEEYGGDGSVHLTLLGAGMPLLENVDLTRIAGGDYYLIALPLRLTGGDGAQVRVILSDTEEIFHGYDN, translated from the coding sequence ATGGCGCTGCACGACTGCACACGACCGTTTCCCGAACCCCCGATGACCTGGCCGGGAGATCCCGTCCCGACAACGGAGACGGAAGCATCGGGCGAATACACGATAACACGACTCACCTGTGCGAGTCATAACGGGACACATATTGATGCTCCGGCACATCTGGTCGACGGTGGGATGACCGTTGACGAGATTCCACTTCCGGTTCTCCTCGGGCCGGTGACGGTCATCGACCTGAGTGGTGGCGATGGCCCCATTCTCCCGGAGGACCTGAAGGATCAATGTGGTCCGGGAGTGCGCATCCTTGTAAAGACGACCGACCGGTATGTGACGGTGTTCGACCCGGCATTCCGCGGTCTTTCCCCGGCGGCAGCGGAATGTCTTGCAAATGCGGGTGTCATACTGTTCGGCATCGACACCCCGTCGGTCGAGGAGTATGGAGGTGACGGGAGTGTGCACCTAACCCTTCTGGGCGCCGGGATGCCGCTCCTGGAAAATGTTGACCTGACCCGGATAGCCGGGGGGGATTATTATCTGATTGCACTCCCATTACGTCTTACCGGCGGTGATGGGGCGCAGGTGCGGGTCATCCTTTCGGATACGGAGGAGATATTTCATGGATATGATAACTGA
- a CDS encoding DEAD/DEAH box helicase, giving the protein MWGESAIGDVDAACAALLRNPRHTGRIAHVEHIPAVPPEYCPPENPVPEEIRQYLDGKGISLYAHQSATFDALHRGDNVILTTPTASGKTLAFTTPAFTFLAADPEARVLFLYPTKALAQDQLRTIRDMETATGISAGAAVYDGDTPQHLRRGIREHSRIILSNPHELHHTMAWHSQWRAFWKSLRLVVIDEAHWYRGISGAHTALLIRRLRRIAQRYGASPQFLCATATIGNPGEFAEALTGRPCHPVTGKASRSAREFLFYNPSAGKPAGSLFGATTSLFQHFTDAGHQTICFTGSRQGAESLLQAARSHLPAERQEEVAAYRAGYLPAVRRELETRLKDGALRGIIATSALEVGIDIGDLDAVLLAGFPGTRMATWQRAGRAGRGEGTSVAVLLAGTDPLDQYYMSHPSAFFNGGVEDAVIDAANPYVMAGHLMCAAAEMPLEGTEAEAFFGQAAPGILAALAGSGLVTATKRGYVYSGTGRAAEMVSLSGTGHDTYRLLAGGTLLETMNEAQAFHEAHPGAVFLHHGVTYLVDDLDPATATITARRYDTDVQTRAITNSVPEEVAAERTVPASWGTLSFGPATITESVPAYHITRFGDLVGTRPLSLPERTFETRAILITFAGEVIEEIEAKGHDSAGALHALEHALIAMMPAHVLCDRWDLGGISSVSFPGAGNPAVLIYDGYAGGVGLAEKAFERFCRLAASTEEMIRGCRCEEGCPSCIYSPKCGSGNSPLDKGGALALLECINRGNA; this is encoded by the coding sequence ATGTGGGGGGAGTCTGCCATCGGAGATGTAGATGCGGCCTGCGCCGCCCTTCTCCGGAACCCCCGACATACCGGACGGATTGCTCATGTCGAGCACATCCCGGCCGTTCCCCCGGAATATTGTCCGCCGGAAAATCCCGTCCCCGAAGAGATCCGGCAGTACCTCGACGGCAAGGGGATATCCCTCTACGCTCATCAGTCGGCGACCTTCGATGCCCTGCACCGGGGCGACAATGTCATCCTGACGACGCCGACGGCGTCGGGAAAGACCCTTGCCTTCACCACCCCCGCCTTCACCTTCCTTGCCGCAGACCCGGAGGCACGGGTGCTCTTCCTCTACCCCACCAAGGCCCTCGCCCAGGACCAGCTGCGCACGATACGTGATATGGAGACGGCGACCGGCATTTCCGCCGGCGCAGCGGTCTACGACGGTGACACCCCGCAGCATCTGCGCCGGGGCATCCGAGAACACTCCCGGATCATCCTCTCCAACCCCCACGAACTGCATCACACCATGGCGTGGCATTCCCAATGGCGGGCATTCTGGAAATCCCTCCGGCTGGTCGTGATCGACGAGGCACACTGGTACCGGGGGATCAGCGGCGCCCATACTGCACTCCTGATTCGAAGGCTCCGGCGAATTGCCCAACGGTATGGCGCATCGCCGCAGTTCCTCTGTGCAACCGCAACGATCGGCAACCCGGGGGAGTTCGCAGAAGCTCTCACCGGACGTCCATGCCATCCCGTGACTGGAAAGGCCAGCCGCTCTGCACGGGAATTTCTCTTCTACAACCCCTCTGCAGGAAAACCTGCCGGCAGCCTCTTTGGGGCCACCACCTCCCTCTTTCAGCATTTCACGGATGCAGGACACCAGACGATCTGCTTTACCGGCTCGCGCCAGGGGGCAGAGTCCCTCCTTCAGGCGGCCCGGAGCCATCTCCCTGCCGAACGGCAGGAGGAGGTTGCCGCATACCGCGCCGGCTATCTCCCCGCGGTGAGGCGGGAACTCGAGACACGCCTGAAGGACGGAGCCCTCCGGGGCATCATCGCCACCAGCGCTCTTGAGGTCGGCATTGACATCGGCGACCTCGACGCGGTCCTCCTCGCCGGGTTTCCCGGCACCCGCATGGCGACATGGCAACGGGCGGGCCGGGCAGGACGGGGAGAGGGAACGTCGGTTGCGGTGCTCCTCGCAGGCACCGACCCTCTCGACCAGTATTACATGTCCCACCCGTCCGCATTCTTCAACGGCGGCGTGGAGGATGCCGTCATCGACGCGGCGAATCCCTATGTCATGGCGGGCCACCTGATGTGCGCCGCGGCGGAGATGCCGCTCGAAGGGACGGAGGCGGAGGCCTTCTTCGGGCAGGCAGCCCCGGGAATACTTGCGGCGCTTGCCGGAAGCGGCCTTGTCACCGCCACGAAGCGCGGATACGTCTACTCGGGCACCGGCCGTGCGGCGGAGATGGTCTCCCTCAGCGGGACCGGACATGACACCTACCGCCTCCTTGCGGGCGGCACGCTCCTCGAGACGATGAACGAGGCGCAGGCATTTCATGAGGCACATCCGGGTGCGGTCTTCCTCCACCACGGGGTCACCTATCTCGTCGATGATCTCGACCCCGCGACGGCCACGATCACGGCCCGCCGGTATGATACGGACGTCCAGACCCGGGCAATCACGAACTCCGTCCCGGAGGAGGTCGCCGCCGAACGGACAGTCCCTGCCTCATGGGGCACGCTCTCTTTCGGGCCTGCGACGATCACGGAATCCGTCCCGGCATACCATATCACCCGGTTCGGCGACCTTGTCGGCACCCGCCCCCTCTCCCTCCCGGAACGGACCTTTGAAACCCGGGCGATACTCATCACCTTTGCAGGGGAGGTCATCGAGGAGATCGAAGCGAAGGGGCACGACAGCGCCGGTGCCCTGCACGCCCTGGAACATGCCCTGATAGCGATGATGCCCGCCCACGTCCTCTGTGACCGGTGGGATCTTGGCGGCATCTCCTCCGTCTCCTTCCCCGGCGCCGGCAACCCCGCGGTCCTCATCTACGACGGGTATGCGGGGGGCGTCGGGCTTGCCGAGAAGGCATTCGAACGCTTCTGCCGCCTTGCGGCGTCGACGGAAGAGATGATTCGCGGGTGCCGGTGCGAGGAAGGGTGCCCCTCGTGCATCTACTCACCAAAATGCGGCAGCGGCAACAGCCCCCTCGACAAGGGGGGCGCCCTTGCCCTCCTGGAATGTATCAATCGTGGGAATGCCTGA
- a CDS encoding phosphoribulokinase, protein MDGERLSFTRTIASSDCIFIIGVAGDSGSGKTTFTRALREIFGEGLVSTITMDDYHTLDRAARAREGITPLHPDANNIALLEQHLADLKAGRTIQKPVYNHDTGTIEGPVPFSPTKIIIVEGLHPLSTPALRAHLDVTLFVDPGDEVKHAWKIARDVGDRGYRREDVLAEIEARKPDYEAYVAPQKNHADAILRVSPSAYDSKGTRGMYAVTLIQEQFDHTVRNITLPLDLFAMTSLAERDFAIAFRAERLNGRRMGAVTFDGEFRYEVVRRLEEAVEEQTGVHPIRIFEGKEYVTATEAVSLILAWRIINRRIFIEESGPGCRT, encoded by the coding sequence ATGGACGGGGAACGGCTGAGTTTTACGCGGACGATTGCGTCATCGGACTGTATCTTCATCATCGGGGTCGCGGGTGACTCGGGGTCGGGCAAGACCACGTTTACCCGGGCGCTGCGCGAGATCTTCGGGGAAGGCCTCGTCTCCACCATCACGATGGACGACTACCATACCCTCGACCGGGCGGCACGGGCGAGGGAGGGGATCACGCCCCTGCACCCCGATGCCAACAACATCGCCCTGCTGGAACAGCATCTTGCCGACCTGAAGGCGGGACGGACCATTCAAAAACCGGTCTACAACCATGACACGGGGACGATCGAGGGGCCCGTGCCCTTTTCTCCCACGAAGATCATCATCGTCGAGGGTCTCCATCCGCTCAGCACTCCTGCCCTCAGGGCGCACCTGGATGTGACGCTCTTCGTCGACCCGGGGGACGAGGTGAAGCATGCATGGAAGATCGCACGGGATGTCGGCGACCGGGGCTACCGCCGGGAGGATGTCCTTGCAGAGATCGAGGCGCGAAAACCCGACTACGAGGCCTATGTGGCGCCGCAGAAGAACCATGCCGACGCCATTCTCCGGGTCTCTCCGTCGGCGTATGACTCGAAGGGCACCCGCGGGATGTATGCCGTCACCCTCATTCAGGAGCAGTTCGACCACACGGTCAGGAACATCACCCTCCCGCTGGACCTCTTCGCGATGACCTCGCTTGCGGAGCGTGACTTTGCGATTGCTTTCCGGGCCGAGCGTCTGAACGGCAGACGGATGGGGGCCGTCACCTTCGACGGGGAATTCCGGTATGAAGTGGTCCGTCGACTGGAAGAGGCGGTCGAGGAGCAGACCGGGGTCCATCCGATTCGCATCTTCGAGGGGAAGGAGTATGTGACCGCGACCGAGGCGGTGAGCCTGATCCTCGCATGGCGCATCATCAACCGGAGAATCTTCATCGAGGAGTCCGGGCCCGGCTGCAGGACATAA
- a CDS encoding ribonuclease H-like domain-containing protein, with translation MDFAAQIAKRWQRVSTPGVNSAAMPYSRHHDHLFPGYADHSFHARKYALLNEYEGCILEEVFSGSECRTSFGDCFAIHTVVPCHITRPEAGSLSRTLMQELRLIHGIGPRTAADLRMRGHTTISSLTRHPRFGRQATDLAALLASEDWDALGRHVGMRFPASHPLNLLFSLPCRTDDLLFFDIETMGLFSRPIVLFATGRIRGGRMHVTQYLLRDIAEEPAAIAMVLDEMADGTTALVTYNGRSFDLPYLRDRAAYYGMEFPGEPPHYDLLHPSRSRWRTEFPDCRLSTIEELALGIFRDDDLPGKYVPEYYAAYLRSRNPGPLVPIVDHNRQDVASLARLYERLLEGCGGSLPSEM, from the coding sequence GTGGATTTTGCGGCCCAGATTGCTAAACGCTGGCAGCGTGTGTCAACACCCGGCGTGAATAGTGCGGCGATGCCATATTCCCGCCACCATGACCATCTCTTTCCCGGCTATGCCGATCATTCCTTCCATGCCCGCAAATACGCCCTTCTGAACGAATACGAGGGGTGCATTCTTGAGGAGGTCTTCTCCGGGAGTGAGTGCCGCACATCATTCGGAGACTGTTTTGCCATCCATACTGTTGTGCCGTGCCACATCACCCGCCCGGAAGCCGGCTCCCTCTCCCGGACGCTGATGCAGGAACTCCGGCTGATACATGGCATCGGGCCAAGGACGGCAGCAGACCTCCGAATGCGGGGCCATACCACAATTAGCAGCCTCACCCGCCACCCACGGTTCGGCAGGCAGGCAACCGACCTCGCGGCACTGCTGGCGTCTGAAGACTGGGACGCCCTCGGCAGGCACGTCGGCATGCGGTTTCCGGCGTCGCACCCCCTCAACCTCCTCTTCTCCCTCCCCTGCCGGACCGATGACCTGCTCTTCTTTGATATCGAGACAATGGGGCTCTTCTCGCGCCCGATCGTCCTCTTTGCGACCGGCCGGATTCGCGGGGGACGGATGCACGTCACCCAGTACCTGCTCCGGGATATTGCCGAGGAGCCCGCCGCGATTGCTATGGTGCTGGATGAGATGGCGGACGGCACCACCGCCCTCGTCACCTACAACGGCAGGTCCTTCGATCTGCCGTATCTTCGGGACCGGGCCGCTTATTACGGGATGGAATTTCCCGGCGAACCACCTCACTATGATCTCCTCCACCCGTCGCGCTCACGCTGGAGAACAGAGTTTCCCGACTGCCGGCTTTCGACCATCGAGGAACTGGCACTGGGAATCTTCCGGGATGACGACCTGCCGGGGAAGTATGTGCCCGAATACTATGCCGCCTACCTCCGCTCCCGGAACCCCGGCCCTCTCGTTCCCATCGTCGACCATAACCGGCAGGACGTGGCAAGCCTCGCCCGCCTCTACGAACGTCTTCTTGAAGGATGTGGGGGGAGTCTGCCATCGGAGATGTAG
- a CDS encoding ABC transporter ATP-binding protein, giving the protein MLKVENLHVEVGGKEVLHGVNLAIGEGETHVLMGPNGSGKTTLLRSIMGFGNYDITEGRILFKGHDVTDIPMHERARYGMGLMFQRPPTISGLKLGKLLAAMSGVHPEKIYEYADSMKMTEFLERDINANFSGGEIKRSEVLQLMVQQPDFVMLDEPESGVDLENITLIGNAIARLVEKDRHIVKRQKSGLVITHTGYILDYLEADAGHMLCDGEIRCKGNAREILKVIQERGYKECIECTKI; this is encoded by the coding sequence ATGCTAAAGGTTGAAAATCTCCATGTCGAGGTGGGGGGCAAGGAAGTCCTTCACGGCGTCAATCTTGCGATAGGTGAGGGAGAGACGCACGTGCTCATGGGCCCGAATGGCTCGGGGAAGACGACACTTCTCCGTTCCATCATGGGATTCGGGAATTATGACATCACTGAAGGGCGGATTCTCTTCAAGGGTCATGATGTCACAGACATCCCGATGCATGAACGGGCACGCTACGGAATGGGTCTGATGTTCCAGCGGCCCCCGACCATCTCCGGGCTCAAACTCGGCAAGCTTCTCGCGGCCATGTCCGGCGTGCACCCGGAGAAGATCTATGAATATGCCGATTCGATGAAGATGACCGAATTCCTTGAGCGTGATATCAATGCGAATTTCTCCGGTGGGGAGATCAAGCGCAGCGAAGTCCTCCAGCTGATGGTGCAGCAGCCTGACTTCGTGATGCTCGATGAGCCGGAGAGCGGGGTGGACCTCGAAAACATCACGCTCATCGGCAATGCGATTGCCCGCCTCGTGGAGAAGGACCGGCACATTGTCAAACGCCAGAAGTCTGGTCTTGTCATCACCCACACCGGCTATATCCTCGACTATCTCGAGGCGGATGCCGGGCACATGCTCTGTGACGGTGAGATCCGCTGCAAGGGCAATGCACGGGAGATACTGAAGGTGATTCAGGAACGCGGCTACAAGGAGTGTATCGAATGCACGAAGATATAG
- a CDS encoding STT3 domain-containing protein: MEFQNIRDNKKFIIIGLILVFMVVALWMRLIPMEGLISDGQADLLGNDPWYNLRQIEVIVEQFPNYPWFDPMTEYPNGNVIHWGPLFPQISALLAIIAGAATRNDLIYIASWVPP, from the coding sequence ATGGAATTTCAGAACATCCGCGATAATAAGAAATTCATTATTATCGGCCTTATCCTCGTCTTCATGGTGGTTGCCCTGTGGATGAGGCTGATACCGATGGAGGGACTCATCTCCGACGGGCAGGCCGATCTCCTGGGCAATGATCCCTGGTATAACCTCAGGCAGATTGAGGTCATCGTTGAACAGTTCCCCAACTACCCCTGGTTTGACCCGATGACCGAATACCCGAACGGAAATGTCATCCACTGGGGGCCGCTCTTCCCGCAGATATCGGCACTCCTTGCCATCATTGCAGGAGCGGCCACACGCAATGACCTGATCTATATCGCGTCCTGGGTCCCCCCCTGA
- a CDS encoding DUF2070 family protein, giving the protein MTGSTATQLEGLSSLIMTAPTWKRSAAIMVLLGVAIEFMAWLGGLDPHDFGAHFGLLGFTLPGLIALGLTRPLVRMYGRDITWDWSGLIALIALVICVIVSYTPLLLFARDYLPLFYASSLGIIFAVRLLLLVTVVDRSVARMLAPALIQSLFATLFWATVIPGILVYSVVLHIFLGLGTWFIVWILERPMKAALGVSPLAFANAFMAYLIEGSHALEEFFREMGEAVRVEQATIFFRREGKEEAVFTVPGVHPGPLGEIGGSNLPKILYDALGCPAVIAHGASTHDFNPVSASEIEKVVAAVEEGRRTATWSATATQPVRADSGSVSVLAQAFGDTALLVATRSPLITDDLDYAVGLAIMKAGERHFAHVAFVDAHNSFPCLPPPVLLASPLAEEYREAAEEAFAALVDAPQVPFAAGFARVDVPFTREEGFGDLGIMAMVVRTDDKEALYLVFDGNNIHEGVRDELRDMFLEDFDECEIMTSDTHVVNTVSGMNPVGLAVPLESFSPLAREAADLARADAAPASAAGTTATCRDIVVFGSQRITQLAGLVTGSVGIVAPLALVILIVAFLSTVTVFFLLAG; this is encoded by the coding sequence ATGACCGGGAGCACCGCGACCCAGCTGGAGGGCCTCTCCTCTCTTATCATGACCGCCCCTACGTGGAAGCGGTCGGCGGCGATCATGGTGCTTCTCGGGGTCGCCATCGAGTTCATGGCATGGCTGGGGGGCCTCGACCCCCATGACTTCGGGGCCCATTTCGGGCTTTTGGGGTTCACCCTGCCCGGCCTCATCGCGCTTGGCCTGACCCGCCCGCTGGTCCGGATGTACGGCAGGGACATCACGTGGGACTGGTCGGGGCTCATCGCCCTCATCGCGCTCGTCATCTGCGTCATCGTCTCCTATACCCCGCTCCTCCTCTTTGCCCGCGACTATCTCCCGCTCTTCTACGCGTCGTCCCTCGGGATCATCTTCGCGGTCCGCCTGCTCCTCCTCGTGACCGTCGTCGACCGCTCCGTCGCCCGGATGCTCGCCCCGGCGCTTATCCAGAGCCTCTTTGCCACCCTCTTCTGGGCGACCGTCATCCCCGGCATCCTCGTCTACTCGGTCGTGCTGCACATCTTCCTCGGGCTGGGGACGTGGTTCATCGTCTGGATTCTTGAGCGGCCGATGAAGGCGGCGCTCGGCGTTTCGCCCTTGGCCTTCGCAAACGCCTTCATGGCGTACCTCATTGAGGGGTCGCACGCATTGGAGGAGTTCTTCCGCGAGATGGGGGAAGCCGTCCGGGTTGAACAGGCGACGATCTTCTTCCGGCGGGAGGGGAAGGAGGAGGCGGTCTTCACCGTCCCCGGTGTTCATCCCGGCCCCCTCGGCGAGATCGGCGGGTCGAACCTGCCGAAGATCCTCTATGATGCGCTCGGATGCCCGGCGGTGATCGCCCACGGGGCCTCGACGCATGACTTCAATCCCGTCTCTGCATCGGAGATCGAAAAAGTGGTCGCCGCGGTCGAAGAGGGGCGGCGGACCGCGACATGGTCGGCGACGGCGACGCAGCCGGTGCGGGCCGATTCGGGGTCGGTCTCCGTCCTTGCGCAGGCGTTCGGCGACACCGCACTTCTCGTTGCGACCCGCTCGCCCCTCATCACCGACGACCTCGACTACGCCGTCGGCCTTGCCATCATGAAGGCGGGCGAGCGGCACTTCGCCCATGTCGCCTTCGTCGATGCGCACAATTCCTTCCCCTGCCTCCCCCCGCCCGTCCTTCTCGCAAGTCCCCTCGCGGAGGAGTACCGGGAGGCGGCGGAGGAGGCGTTTGCTGCGCTTGTGGATGCCCCGCAGGTCCCGTTCGCGGCAGGGTTTGCCCGCGTTGACGTCCCGTTCACACGGGAGGAGGGCTTCGGCGACCTCGGCATCATGGCGATGGTTGTTCGCACGGACGACAAGGAGGCACTCTATCTGGTCTTCGACGGGAACAATATCCACGAGGGCGTCCGCGACGAGCTGCGAGATATGTTTTTGGAGGACTTCGACGAGTGCGAGATCATGACCTCCGATACTCATGTGGTCAACACCGTCTCCGGGATGAATCCCGTCGGCCTCGCAGTCCCGCTGGAATCATTTTCTCCCCTTGCCCGTGAGGCGGCCGACCTCGCCCGGGCGGACGCAGCTCCTGCATCGGCCGCCGGGACGACAGCCACCTGCAGGGATATCGTTGTATTCGGGTCCCAGCGGATCACCCAGCTTGCCGGGCTCGTGACCGGCAGTGTCGGGATTGTCGCCCCCCTTGCCCTTGTCATCCTGATCGTCGCTTTTCTCTCGACGGTGACGGTCTTTTTCCTCCTTGCCGGATGA